The genomic window GCGGTAAACGTTGGTACcccaccaaaaaaaaaaaaaacgtgaaATGGAAGGAAGAAAATGAAACGCATTTTTACGGCTCGTCACGATGACAGAGAGGCCTGCGGAGAAGTCCAAAAGCACCTCATCTCATCCCGCGGGGGATGCGCTCAGTCGATAGCATACGAGAAATCACCAAATACCTGCACAAAGAAGAGCTCATGCGGACAGCAAGACACCTCAGCGCCATTATCCACACTGCATACAAGAAGCAGGTTGTCGCATAAGGCGACGGACTTCCGTACGACGCTTTGCCATCATCACTCTTAGCAAGCTACCGATTTATGTGTTTCTAAGCACTATCACgacatgagagagagagagagagagagagagagagagagagaaaccaAACAGGATGAGTGGCAAGTGGCCTATAACACGTGGATGCCATGCCATCCCTCGACCTTCCATTTCCCCACTCGTCCACAATTGCAACCGATTCACCGCTCTTTACATGccaaacagcagcaccaccatcatAGCTCCATAAGAGAAATACGGCAGTGATGGCCACGTAAAACGCTTCACCGGATAAACAAGGCGTAATGAAAACAAAAGTAAGGGGAAAACATCCTCGCACATCATAAGCAGTGGGAATGTGATAGCAGCACAACCCTGTAAATGGGCCTTTGCACGAGATTGGCGTACATACAAACAACACCGCATCAAAGGGAAAAAACTTGCATTTGCTGTCACTTTGACCCATCACGCAACGCCGAGGCCGCGCTGAATGGCGTGAATCCACTCCTCCATGCTCTCCAGCGATGGGGCTTCAAACCACATCGACTTACCACTTGTTGTGTGAAGTGCAAAGACATGCATGCGCTTTGCCGTGCTCACAGGAACAGGGCACACGCTCTGGATGTGCTCCAAGCTTAGCGCCTTTCCCTCGGTGTCCGACTCCTTCTCCGACATAATGAAATGACCCTTCTGCACCTGGAGGTACCGCCTCTTCCATGAATGATTGTCACCACCCTTCAGCTTGTTCAGGTACCCAGAGAAAAACACATCCTTGTTGATCTGACCAACAGTGGCAGTCTTTGGCTCCTCGACTGACTCGCTAGACAGGATCACCGTCACATGCTCCATCAGTGCCTCCTTTACCTCGTTGTCAATCCGCGAATTCTTCCTCATAGTGTGCATGAAAACCTTGAGACCCTCCCGCACGTAGGGAAAGCGGAAGATGTCCCGCACGCtcggccgctgcgccgcatcaCAGACAAGGATCTTGCGAACCACGTCCCTAAAGTCGGCCGAGTACACTTCGGGTAGCGACTCGTAGTCTCCGCTCAGAACCTTTGCCATGAGACCCTTCATGTTCGTCGACGTGAATGGCCGCTTCAGCGCCATGATCTCGTACAAAAGTACACCCAGTGACCACACATCTGCCTTTTTGCTGTAGCGCTGGTTGTTCCAGAGCTCCGGTGCAAGGTAGTACGGTGTGCCACAGAAGGTGTTCGCGACCACTCCCGAGACGGTATCGTCGTACTGGTGACTGAACCCAAAGTCACCAATCTTGATGAGACCCGTGGAAGTAAGGAGCACATTGGCTCCTTTGATATCGCGATGCAGCATCTTGTGGGCGTGGATGTGGTCTAGTGCCAGACACAGctgcagaaagagaaacaatGCCTCGTGCTCCTGGAAATGCTTGAAGTCGGTCGAGCGTGCCTTGATCTGGCGGTCCAGGTCACCCGAGTCCGCAAACTCCATTACAATAAGCAAATGCTCGTTATCTTCCTTGTCCTCGATGTACTTGATGATATTTGGATGGTGGCAGCTCGCAAGACATTTGATTTCGCTGTACGCATACGTGCGGTCACGAGACGACATCTTCCCAAGGTCCATTGTTTTCGCGACGAAGATCGCCTTGTCGCTGAGGCGCTCCACCAACCACGCCTCGCCGTAGGAGCCAGTCCCAATGAGCTTCCTCTTCACGTACTTGAGATCTCCAGTAGCGCCAGGCGCACCGAGGACGGACGAAAAGGCACTCATTTTTGTCACAATACAGATGGAGCTGTCGAAGAGGTGTGAGTGACAAGGATAAACTGCAATCGCATCACGTAGAAAAGCAGAGAATGAGAGTGGGAGGAGAATGCGGTAAGTAGCGAGCACTTTGCTTTGAGTCACAAGAAGTGCTGCAGGCCAATGTAGAGGACAAGTGGGCTTAAAAGCGGGAGCTGCTGAGAAGACGCAGCCGTTCACCTCCATCCTTGGCCATCAAGAAGCGCGATGGAGGAGAGCAAGAGGCGCCTGGAAAGGGGTCGATGAGTTTCACAGGCTGACTGCATGGCCAaacagccgcggcagcacgccGACACCTCCTTGCGTGACAGTGCGGGTGGTTTTCTTCCCAGATATGTGCACCTGTGGG from Leishmania braziliensis MHOM/BR/75/M2904 complete genome, chromosome 31 includes these protein-coding regions:
- a CDS encoding putative protein kinase, producing MSAFSSVLGAPGATGDLKYVKRKLIGTGSYGEAWLVERLSDKAIFVAKTMDLGKMSSRDRTYAYSEIKCLASCHHPNIIKYIEDKEDNEHLLIVMEFADSGDLDRQIKARSTDFKHFQEHEALFLFLQLCLALDHIHAHKMLHRDIKGANVLLTSTGLIKIGDFGFSHQYDDTVSGVVANTFCGTPYYLAPELWNNQRYSKKADVWSLGVLLYEIMALKRPFTSTNMKGLMAKVLSGDYESLPEVYSADFRDVVRKILVCDAAQRPSVRDIFRFPYVREGLKVFMHTMRKNSRIDNEVKEALMEHVTVILSSESVEEPKTATVGQINKDVFFSGYLNKLKGGDNHSWKRRYLQVQKGHFIMSEKESDTEGKALSLEHIQSVCPVPVSTAKRMHVFALHTTSGKSMWFEAPSLESMEEWIHAIQRGLGVA